The Candidatus Ancaeobacter aquaticus genome contains the following window.
TTTGCGCCTTGTTACTGTCCGACAGGAGTAGCTGCGTTTGCACGTGATTTGGAGTCAAGCAAACAGGTATGGAGCGCAGAAGAAGGCTATCCGGGAGATTATGAATACAGAGATTTTTATCGCGATGTCGGATATGATCTCGAACATGATTATGTAAAACCGTATATTAACTCAGACGGGAAGAGAAAAAATATCGGCATAAAATATTATAAGATTACCGGTCGAACAGATAAAAAGGAACCGTATAATCCATATCGCGCAATGGAAAAGGCAGCAAGTCATGCGGGGGACTTTTTATTTAATCGTGAGAAACAAGTTGAGTTTCTTAATGGGTTTCTTAAGAAGAAACCGCTTATAGTGTCTCCTTACGATGCTGAGCTCTTTGGCCATTGGTGGTATGAAGGCCCGCAATGGATTAACTTCTTGCTGAGAAAGATGGCATGTGATCAAAACACAATTCGTATGGTAACGCCTTACGAGTATTTGGAAGAAAACCCTGAAAACCAGGTTCTTACTCCTTCGATGTCGAGCTGGGGGCATAAAGGATATAATGAAGTATGGCTTGAAGGGTCGAATGACTGGATATACCGGCATCTCCATCAGGCAATTGAGCGCATGTCTGAGATGGCTCGTTCTCGTCCCGATGCGTTCGGGATTGAAAAACGCGCGCTTAATCAGGCTTCACGAGAGCTTCTTCTCGCACAATCAAGTGACTGGGCATTTATTATGAAGACAGGCACTATGGTCGAATATGCGGTAAAAAGAACTCGAGACCACATTGCACGCTTTACTAAGCTCTATGAGAGCATTAAAGGAAACAATATTGATGAGGCTTGGCTGAACGATATTGAATCGAAAGACAATATTTTTCCTGATATCGATTATAGAGTATATACTTAAAAACAAATCCTAAAATCTAAACACGAAATCCTAAACAAATTCAAATATTCAAAATTATAATACCCTTTATTTAGATAATCTTCCTCGGCCAGAAAGGCGTATGAAGCTATGAAAGTTGCTTTAGTTCATGATTGGCTTAATGGAATGCGCGGGGGAGAAAAAGTTCTTGAGATACTCTGCGATATCTTTCCGGACGCGCCGATTTATACCCTTTTTTGTGATAAGGATAAGCTGTCACAAAAATTGCGTGAGCGGAAAATACACACATCAATTCTACAGAAATATCCTCTTGTAAAACGATATTATCGGTACTATTTACCGCTCTATCCCTATGCTGTTAAGCATATAGATGTTTCCGAATATGACCTTATCGTTTCTGTAAGTCATTGTATTGCAAAAGCGGTAAAGAAGAGAAGTGACGCGCTTCATATATGTTATTGCAACACTCCCATGCGGTACGTGTGGGGGTTCGCGGATCAATATTTTGGAACAGGCATAAAAAGAAAGATAATTAACTCTACGCTTAATAAACTGCAAAAATGGGATTATGCTACCTCAGGTAATGTCGATTTCTATATAGCTAATTCATATAACATAAAAAAACGTATTTACCGTTGTTATCAAAGAGAGGCTGATAAAGTTATTTATCCTCCTTGTGATACTGATTATTTTTCGCCGTCTGACGATTCAGCAGATTATTACTTATTGGTGTCGGCGCTTGTTCCCTATAAAAAAATAGATATTGCAGTGGAAGCATTTAATGTTCTTGGATATCCTTTGAAGATAATCGGAACAGGACCTGAAGAGCAGAAACTGCATAAAAAGGCTAAGTCAAATATTACGTTCCTTGGCTGGCAAAGCGATGAAGAGGTAAGAGATCATTATAGGAAATGTAAGGCTTTTATTTTTCCCGGAGAAGAAGATTTTGGCATTGTGCCGCTTGAAGCACAGGCATGTGGACGTCCGGTTATTGCCTATGGACAAGGCGGGGTCACAGAAACTGTTATTCCTCATGAAAAAGGTTATGTTCCCCGAGATATGTCGATTAAGGGTGAGTCAACAGGAATATTATTT
Protein-coding sequences here:
- a CDS encoding DUF1957 domain-containing protein produces the protein MEKGKEKGYFSLVLHAHLPYVRHPEHEHFLEEDWFYEAITETYIPLINVFDGLVNDNIDFRVTMSLSPSLISMFTDPLLQNRYLRHISRLIELAEKEVERTKWQPKYNTLALMYKNNFLNARYIFEEKYRKNLVSAFKKFQDMGKLEIITCGATHGFLPLNDMYPQAVRAQVQVAVNHYEKHFDRKPRGIWLPECGYYPGHDTYLKEAGIKFFFTDAHGLLFGSPRPRYGVFAPCYCPTGVAAFARDLESSKQVWSAEEGYPGDYEYRDFYRDVGYDLEHDYVKPYINSDGKRKNIGIKYYKITGRTDKKEPYNPYRAMEKAASHAGDFLFNREKQVEFLNGFLKKKPLIVSPYDAELFGHWWYEGPQWINFLLRKMACDQNTIRMVTPYEYLEENPENQVLTPSMSSWGHKGYNEVWLEGSNDWIYRHLHQAIERMSEMARSRPDAFGIEKRALNQASRELLLAQSSDWAFIMKTGTMVEYAVKRTRDHIARFTKLYESIKGNNIDEAWLNDIESKDNIFPDIDYRVYT
- a CDS encoding glycosyltransferase, producing MKVALVHDWLNGMRGGEKVLEILCDIFPDAPIYTLFCDKDKLSQKLRERKIHTSILQKYPLVKRYYRYYLPLYPYAVKHIDVSEYDLIVSVSHCIAKAVKKRSDALHICYCNTPMRYVWGFADQYFGTGIKRKIINSTLNKLQKWDYATSGNVDFYIANSYNIKKRIYRCYQREADKVIYPPCDTDYFSPSDDSADYYLLVSALVPYKKIDIAVEAFNVLGYPLKIIGTGPEEQKLHKKAKSNITFLGWQSDEEVRDHYRKCKAFIFPGEEDFGIVPLEAQACGRPVIAYGQGGVTETVIPHEKGYVPRDMSIKGESTGILFENQTVKSLIDAVELFKQVSNDFNKENMRKHALSFSRQRCMDELRSYIDDKIS